The DNA sequence ACCTGCCCGTGGCTTTCAATAATCTGCGTGGCCACGAAGTCGACGGCGTTGAAGGCGGGCTGCACCTGGCGCAGGCGCCCCAGCAGCAGCTCTTCGGCCGCCTGCTGGCGCTGCAGGCTGGTTTCGGCCTCGCACACGCGCTGGGTCAGCTCGTGGCTGAAGCCGTGGGCGGCGCAGTCCAGCTCCAGGGTATCGTTGGTGATTTCGGCCATGGGCACGCCAAACAGGTTGTAGAATCCGGTGGGCCGGAAGCGCACCCCGAACACCCCGATCTGGCCGGTATGGCGCGTGTAGAGCCGGGGCGTGGTCACGCGGCCCAGCACCAGCCCCGCCCGAATGTCGCGCACCTCCCGGCCGTCGAAGGTGATGGTCTGGTACGGGTCGCCGAAGACCACGATCAGCGACTGAATGGTGGAGGGCAGCACCGCGTTGACCAGGGGTTGCGCCGGCGTCGCC is a window from the Hymenobacter aquaticus genome containing:
- a CDS encoding helix-turn-helix domain-containing protein, with the translated sequence MSIQKLAVCPQLTDFVEYYWVWEGTATPAQPLVNAVLPSTIQSLIVVFGDPYQTITFDGREVRDIRAGLVLGRVTTPRLYTRHTGQIGVFGVRFRPTGFYNLFGVPMAEITNDTLELDCAAHGFSHELTQRVCEAETSLQRQQAAEELLLGRLRQVQPAFNAVDFVATQIIESHGQVSIDALATEANLSNRQLERQFLAKVGTSPKFYAQLARFSHVFNILKEEPAAHWVDVAYRCGYYDQAHFIREFHRFTGESPAAYFHHYDEYAQFFWAR